The following are from one region of the Nitrospirota bacterium genome:
- a CDS encoding segregation/condensation protein A, producing the protein MAETGYSIKLPLFEGPLDLLLHLIRENKIDIYDIPISEITRQYIEYLDLMKELNLEIAGEFIVMAATLIQIKTRMLLPVDEDVPPEDREDPRIELVERLIEYQAFRNMAFDLKDRQERWSDYFWREPSLPETEETKSQPYLFDANIFDLIAALKKLLDTAPPEMVTITRETLTVKDRMNLITEKLEGEKTLRFEDIFEDNHTPAQFIVTFLALLELLRLGVVKVYQENLFDQIWILRRDNSDGVVENGVME; encoded by the coding sequence ATGGCAGAGACCGGCTACAGCATAAAACTACCCCTCTTTGAGGGCCCCCTGGACCTCCTCCTGCACCTTATCAGGGAAAACAAGATAGATATCTATGACATACCTATATCCGAAATTACACGTCAGTATATAGAGTATCTTGACCTGATGAAGGAACTGAACCTCGAGATTGCAGGGGAGTTTATTGTAATGGCAGCCACTCTTATTCAGATAAAGACCAGGATGCTGCTGCCGGTTGATGAGGATGTGCCGCCTGAGGACCGGGAAGACCCGAGGATAGAGCTTGTTGAGAGGCTTATAGAGTATCAGGCCTTCAGGAATATGGCCTTTGACCTGAAGGACAGACAGGAAAGGTGGTCTGATTATTTCTGGAGGGAGCCCTCCCTTCCCGAGACTGAAGAGACGAAAAGTCAGCCATATCTCTTCGATGCAAATATCTTTGATCTGATAGCTGCACTTAAAAAGCTTCTTGATACAGCACCTCCCGAGATGGTGACTATCACGAGAGAGACACTTACCGTAAAGGACAGAATGAATCTTATTACTGAAAAATTAGAAGGAGAGAAGACCCTGAGGTTTGAGGATATATTTGAAGACAACCATACACCCGCCCAATTCATAGTCACCTTCCTTGCACTCCTGGAACTGTTGAGACTGGGTGTGGTAAAGGTCTATCAGGAAAATCTCTTTGATCAGATATGGATATTGAGGCGTGACAATAGTGATGGAGTAGTGGAGAATGGAGTGATGGAGTGA
- the cimA gene encoding citramalate synthase yields MTKIEIYDTTLRDGSQAEDVNFSVEDKLRITEKLDEFGVHYIEGGFPGANPKDARYFRKARKLHLQNAAVVAFGSTHRAGIKVENDGNVKSILAAETGIATIFGKSWDFHVKHALRISLKENLDIIYNTIRYLRERLDKVFFDAEHFYDGYKDNPDYAVKSLLAAREAGADCLVLCDTNGGTLPGEVKKITSGIKKILKTPIGIHAHNDSECGVANSVIAVQAGARHVQGTINGLGERCGNANLCSIIPNLQIKLGYGCITERQLNRLMETSRFVTEIANLRHFKRQPYVGESAFAHKGGIHVSAIAKRPETYEHIRPELVGNSRRILISDLAGRSNVLRKAEEFGLHIDKDSPQLMEILATIKDLENRGFQFEAAEASFELLMKKTLGLHRRFFDLIGFRVIVEKRKEGEDPLSEATIMVKVGGHIEHTAATGDGPVNALDNALRKAIENFYPQLKAVKLIDYKVRVLAAGSGTSAKVRVLIESGDAEGRWNTVGVSENIIEASWQALVDSIEYKLLKEEE; encoded by the coding sequence ATGACAAAAATAGAAATTTATGATACAACATTGAGAGATGGCTCTCAGGCCGAGGATGTAAATTTCTCTGTAGAGGACAAGCTCAGGATTACAGAGAAACTTGATGAGTTCGGCGTCCATTACATTGAAGGCGGCTTTCCAGGGGCCAATCCAAAGGATGCCCGCTATTTCAGAAAGGCAAGGAAACTGCACCTGCAGAATGCCGCTGTTGTGGCCTTTGGCAGTACCCACAGGGCGGGAATCAAGGTGGAAAATGACGGCAACGTAAAATCCATCCTTGCAGCAGAGACCGGAATTGCCACTATCTTTGGCAAGTCCTGGGATTTTCATGTAAAACATGCACTGCGGATAAGTCTTAAGGAAAACCTCGACATCATATACAACACAATCCGCTATCTCAGGGAGAGGCTGGATAAGGTCTTCTTTGATGCCGAACACTTCTACGACGGCTACAAGGACAACCCGGATTATGCCGTAAAATCCCTGCTTGCAGCCAGGGAGGCAGGCGCAGACTGTCTTGTCCTGTGCGACACAAACGGCGGCACCCTCCCTGGAGAAGTCAAAAAGATAACATCCGGAATAAAGAAGATATTAAAAACCCCTATAGGCATACATGCCCATAATGACTCCGAGTGTGGTGTGGCAAACTCTGTGATAGCAGTCCAGGCAGGGGCCCGGCATGTACAGGGCACAATAAACGGCCTTGGAGAGAGATGCGGTAATGCCAACCTCTGCTCCATAATCCCAAACCTCCAGATCAAGCTTGGTTACGGGTGCATCACTGAGAGGCAGCTCAACAGGCTCATGGAGACATCACGGTTTGTAACCGAGATTGCAAACCTGAGACATTTCAAGCGACAGCCCTATGTGGGGGAAAGCGCATTTGCACACAAGGGCGGAATCCATGTCTCTGCCATTGCAAAAAGGCCGGAGACCTATGAACACATAAGGCCTGAGCTTGTTGGAAACTCACGCAGGATTCTCATCTCCGACCTTGCGGGCAGGAGTAACGTCCTGAGAAAGGCTGAGGAATTCGGACTCCATATAGACAAAGACTCACCCCAGCTTATGGAGATACTGGCCACAATCAAAGACCTTGAGAACAGGGGTTTTCAGTTTGAGGCAGCAGAGGCATCATTTGAGCTGCTAATGAAGAAAACACTGGGACTCCACAGGAGGTTTTTTGATCTTATAGGGTTCCGGGTAATTGTAGAGAAGAGGAAGGAAGGAGAGGACCCCCTGAGTGAAGCCACCATAATGGTGAAGGTGGGCGGCCATATTGAACACACAGCTGCCACAGGTGATGGCCCTGTAAATGCCCTTGACAATGCCCTGAGAAAAGCGATTGAAAACTTCTATCCTCAATTGAAGGCCGTCAAACTCATTGACTATAAGGTAAGGGTTCTGGCTGCCGGCAGTGGGACCTCGGCAAAGGTGAGGGTACTGATTGAATCAGGTGATGCCGAGGGCCGATGGAACACTGTGGGCGTCAGCGAGAATATAATCGAGGCCTCCTGGCAGGCACTTGTTGACAGTATCGAGTACAAACTTCTGAAGGAAGAAGAGTAA
- a CDS encoding ribose-phosphate pyrophosphokinase yields the protein MPEGIKILTGNANRPLAEEISNFLGEPLTAATVTAFIDGEIMVHIDENVRGADTFVIQPTCTPVNHNIMELLLIIDALKRASARRITAVIPYYGYARQDRKVQPRVPISSKLVADLIETAGTHRVLAMDLHAGQIQGFFDIPVDHLYATPVLLDHIREHYPNGDLVIVSPDAGGVERARAFAKRLGCSLAIIDKRRERANVSQVMNVIGDVRNKDAMILDDIIDTAGTTVQAVEALKERGAKRVSAACTHAVLSGPAIDRINASPLEEVIVTNTIPLDSKMEKCSKIVSLSIALIFAESIKRIHEETSISSLFV from the coding sequence ATGCCTGAAGGAATCAAGATACTTACGGGTAATGCCAATAGGCCGCTTGCTGAGGAGATCTCGAATTTTCTCGGTGAACCCCTTACGGCAGCTACTGTTACAGCTTTTATCGATGGAGAGATAATGGTCCATATTGATGAGAATGTCAGGGGGGCTGATACTTTTGTCATCCAGCCTACATGTACCCCTGTTAATCATAATATAATGGAGTTATTATTGATCATTGATGCCCTGAAGAGGGCGTCTGCAAGGAGAATTACCGCTGTTATCCCTTACTATGGGTATGCCAGACAGGACAGGAAGGTGCAGCCCAGAGTCCCGATCTCTTCAAAGCTTGTGGCAGACCTTATTGAGACTGCCGGAACTCACAGGGTCCTTGCCATGGACCTGCACGCCGGGCAGATACAGGGGTTTTTCGATATTCCGGTTGATCATCTCTATGCCACTCCGGTTCTTCTTGATCATATAAGAGAGCACTATCCCAATGGCGACCTGGTCATTGTATCCCCGGATGCCGGTGGTGTTGAGAGGGCAAGGGCCTTTGCAAAAAGACTCGGATGCTCCCTTGCCATAATTGATAAACGGAGAGAGCGTGCAAATGTCTCTCAGGTAATGAATGTTATCGGTGATGTCAGGAACAAGGATGCAATGATACTCGATGACATAATTGATACTGCCGGAACTACAGTACAGGCAGTGGAGGCCTTGAAAGAGAGAGGGGCAAAGAGGGTTTCTGCCGCTTGTACACATGCCGTGCTTTCGGGTCCGGCTATAGACAGGATAAATGCCTCTCCCCTTGAAGAGGTTATAGTCACAAATACCATACCCCTTGACAGTAAAATGGAGAAATGTAGTAAAATAGTCAGTTTAAGTATAGCCCTTATTTTTGCTGAATCAATAAAGAGAATACACGAGGAGACATCGATCAGTTCCTTGTTTGTGTAA
- a CDS encoding 50S ribosomal protein L25, with translation MERITLSAEHRTEAGKGIARSLRRQGYMPAVIYRAGKATPIKLKKQDIVNFLNSTMGEQVMVNLRFSDGNLRLALLKDYQVDPVKGELLHTDFYEVSLKERVRVTVSIVLTGEPVGVKKEGGILQQAHSELEIECLPDIIPSHLEIDVSGLKVGHSLHVSDLSLQEGIRVFDNPEEVIATVIAPTMEVEEVAPEEAETAEPEVIKKGKKEEAEEG, from the coding sequence ATGGAAAGGATTACTTTGAGTGCAGAACACAGGACCGAGGCTGGAAAGGGAATTGCCAGGTCATTGAGACGTCAGGGATATATGCCTGCCGTGATTTACAGGGCAGGCAAGGCAACGCCTATAAAACTGAAGAAGCAGGATATTGTTAATTTTCTGAATTCCACGATGGGCGAACAGGTGATGGTTAATCTCCGGTTTTCTGATGGTAACCTAAGGCTGGCCCTGTTGAAGGATTATCAGGTTGACCCTGTAAAGGGAGAGCTCCTTCATACTGATTTTTATGAGGTTTCACTCAAGGAAAGGGTGAGGGTAACGGTTTCCATAGTACTGACCGGTGAACCGGTAGGAGTCAAGAAAGAAGGGGGAATCCTGCAGCAGGCCCATTCTGAACTGGAGATAGAGTGTTTACCTGATATTATCCCCTCGCATCTTGAGATTGATGTCAGCGGGCTGAAAGTCGGTCACTCTTTACACGTCAGTGACCTCTCCCTTCAGGAGGGCATCAGGGTTTTTGATAATCCTGAGGAAGTTATAGCAACGGTCATAGCGCCGACTATGGAGGTTGAAGAAGTTGCTCCTGAAGAAGCAGAGACTGCCGAGCCCGAGGTAATAAAGAAGGGGAAGAAGGAAGAGGCTGAAGAGGGTTGA
- the pth gene encoding aminoacyl-tRNA hydrolase → MIVGLGNPGRKYSLTRHNIGFMVIDSLSERLQIVFTEKEKYLRGEGLYKNNRLILVKPLTYMNLSGSAVREVLRMRNCPPERLIVVHDDLALPVGRIRIRERGSSGGHRGIQSIIESIGTNEFIRVKIGIGRSPEIPAEVYVLKKFIPQEREIINEAVESASDAVLSIIEKGVSRAMTEYNR, encoded by the coding sequence GTGATAGTCGGCCTGGGCAATCCCGGCAGAAAATACAGTTTAACCCGGCATAACATAGGGTTCATGGTAATCGATTCCCTGTCAGAGAGACTACAGATAGTCTTTACTGAAAAAGAGAAGTATCTGAGGGGTGAGGGGCTTTACAAGAATAACAGGCTTATTCTTGTAAAGCCCCTCACTTATATGAACCTGAGCGGATCAGCGGTCAGGGAGGTTTTAAGGATGAGGAATTGTCCTCCTGAGAGGCTCATTGTTGTTCATGACGACCTTGCCCTGCCGGTGGGAAGGATCAGGATCAGGGAGAGAGGCTCTTCCGGAGGACACAGGGGCATTCAGTCCATTATCGAATCCATAGGCACAAATGAATTCATTCGTGTAAAGATAGGGATCGGCAGGTCGCCGGAGATTCCTGCTGAAGTCTATGTCCTTAAAAAATTCATTCCTCAGGAGAGAGAGATTATTAATGAGGCTGTTGAGTCGGCATCTGATGCAGTCCTGTCTATCATTGAGAAAGGTGTAAGCAGGGCAATGACCGAGTACAACAGATAA
- the rsmB gene encoding 16S rRNA (cytosine(967)-C(5))-methyltransferase RsmB — MKKNNPRLLALRALNEIWRKDKRPREVLDSYADTLDSRDMAFIQELVYGVIRNRLYIDWCLTAYLKDPSGLKYATLNNLRLGVYQAFFMRVPDRAVVFETTEVEKFAGRNTGLVNAVLRKIITGKACPPLPEDPVERLSILTSHPVWLVRRWIERFGISEAEALAKANNTIPPLTLRVNTLRTDREQVAARLSEMGIEFKYTDFSPVGIKIQGSYVFREIEGLLGDVFIQDEAAQLITYLLQPQEGQAILDACAAPGGKTTHIAELTVDRARVYAVESSAERLRILQENVRRQGLGSVRMICSDIGEFKPPEGFHRVLLDAPCSSLGVIRRNPDVRYKHSPEVLGRFHEKQVEMLTAVSRHLLPGGILLYSVCSTEPEEGEEVIRSFLHKERDFFIIDDTESLPSTCDEDPLVDNLRELISDEGYFRTYPHRHDMDGFFAVRLSKKGI, encoded by the coding sequence ATGAAAAAGAATAATCCACGGTTGCTGGCACTTCGTGCTTTAAATGAAATATGGCGGAAGGACAAGAGGCCCCGGGAGGTGCTTGACTCTTATGCCGACACACTTGACAGCAGGGACATGGCCTTCATCCAGGAGCTGGTTTATGGCGTTATCAGGAACAGGCTTTACATTGACTGGTGTCTGACTGCATATTTAAAAGACCCATCAGGACTTAAATATGCTACCCTGAATAACCTGAGACTTGGCGTCTATCAGGCATTTTTTATGCGGGTCCCTGACAGGGCTGTAGTATTTGAGACAACAGAGGTTGAAAAGTTTGCAGGAAGAAATACAGGGCTCGTCAATGCAGTACTCAGAAAGATTATAACCGGAAAGGCATGCCCTCCCTTGCCGGAGGACCCCGTAGAGAGGCTATCAATCCTCACATCTCATCCCGTATGGCTTGTAAGAAGATGGATTGAACGGTTTGGCATTAGTGAGGCAGAGGCCCTGGCAAAGGCAAATAATACGATACCTCCGCTGACCCTTCGTGTAAATACACTCAGAACAGACAGGGAACAAGTGGCCGCGAGGTTGTCGGAGATGGGCATAGAGTTCAAATACACAGACTTCTCACCTGTCGGGATAAAGATACAGGGTAGTTATGTATTCAGGGAGATAGAGGGTTTACTGGGTGATGTATTTATTCAGGATGAGGCGGCTCAACTGATAACTTATCTCCTGCAGCCGCAGGAGGGTCAGGCAATACTCGATGCCTGTGCAGCCCCGGGAGGAAAGACGACCCATATTGCCGAGTTGACCGTGGACAGGGCCAGGGTCTATGCAGTGGAGAGCAGTGCCGAACGGTTAAGGATATTACAGGAAAACGTCAGGAGACAAGGCCTCGGTTCAGTCAGGATGATATGCTCGGACATAGGGGAGTTCAAGCCCCCCGAAGGTTTTCACAGAGTTCTGCTCGATGCCCCCTGTTCGTCCCTTGGTGTTATCAGGCGTAATCCGGATGTCCGGTACAAACACAGCCCGGAGGTGCTGGGACGTTTTCATGAAAAACAGGTGGAGATGCTTACCGCTGTCAGCAGGCATCTTCTTCCTGGCGGGATACTGCTGTACTCTGTCTGCTCTACAGAGCCTGAGGAAGGGGAAGAGGTTATAAGGAGTTTCTTGCATAAAGAGAGGGATTTTTTTATTATAGATGATACGGAAAGTTTGCCCTCAACTTGTGATGAAGACCCTTTAGTGGATAATTTGAGAGAACTGATAAGTGATGAGGGATACTTCAGGACCTATCCGCACAGGCATGATATGGACGGTTTCTTTGCAGTAAGACTCTCAAAAAAGGGAATATGA
- a CDS encoding PASTA domain-containing protein, whose product MKGFIKISLYISLFIFLAIVSSYLTFWVMGSKKTVTVPDLRGQSLVDANKELLSKRLYLKIGGEDFSTEVPTGYIIRQEIPPDNKIKEGRTIRVIISKGPRIYYMPSFVGLNLDEARELAIKKSIKIRKIIKVHSESFEKGTVIAQRPAPEEKGSDNITFLLSKGPFQTLYSCPDFTKMSLDEAKTLSDRLGIELELIDYGSVIAEQTPQPGSIIRKGESVKLRLKYEEEQEIRWL is encoded by the coding sequence ATGAAAGGTTTTATAAAAATAAGCCTCTACATCTCGCTGTTTATCTTTCTGGCCATTGTGAGCAGTTATCTTACCTTTTGGGTGATGGGCTCCAAGAAGACTGTTACAGTCCCTGACCTCAGGGGACAGAGCCTTGTTGATGCCAACAAGGAACTCCTGTCAAAGAGGCTTTATCTGAAGATAGGGGGTGAAGACTTCAGCACTGAAGTGCCGACCGGATATATCATCAGGCAGGAAATCCCCCCGGATAACAAGATAAAAGAAGGGCGAACCATAAGGGTAATAATCAGCAAGGGGCCACGGATATACTATATGCCGTCATTTGTCGGCCTCAATCTGGACGAGGCAAGAGAACTTGCAATAAAAAAGAGTATAAAGATCAGAAAGATTATCAAGGTTCACTCCGAGAGTTTTGAAAAGGGAACAGTGATTGCACAGAGACCTGCCCCTGAGGAGAAGGGTTCGGATAATATTACATTTCTCCTGAGTAAAGGACCCTTTCAGACACTTTACTCCTGCCCTGACTTTACGAAGATGTCCCTTGATGAGGCAAAGACCCTGTCAGACCGGCTGGGGATAGAGCTTGAATTGATCGATTACGGCAGTGTCATAGCTGAGCAGACACCTCAACCAGGAAGTATTATAAGGAAAGGAGAGTCTGTTAAATTAAGATTAAAGTACGAGGAGGAACAGGAAATCAGATGGTTATGA
- the rpe gene encoding ribulose-phosphate 3-epimerase — protein sequence MVMIAPSILSADFTRLGEEIRKAEEAGADMIHIDVMDGHFVPNISIGQEVVRGIRKATGLPFDVHLMIEDPDRYLSDFVNAGADIITVHLEATSHLHRTVQWIKESGKKAGVSINPATPVWSLESILSEVDLVLVMSVNPGFGGQSFIPQSLDKIRMLKRIIRERGLDILIEVDGGVKIDNAREIADAGADILVMGSAFFNSVDYSEVVRRFRVENGA from the coding sequence ATGGTTATGATTGCGCCGTCCATACTTTCGGCTGATTTTACCCGGCTTGGCGAAGAGATCAGGAAGGCAGAGGAAGCCGGCGCTGATATGATTCACATTGATGTAATGGATGGCCACTTTGTTCCGAATATCTCCATAGGCCAGGAAGTGGTGAGAGGGATCAGGAAGGCCACAGGTCTGCCCTTTGATGTTCACCTCATGATAGAAGACCCTGACAGGTATCTCTCTGACTTTGTTAATGCCGGGGCTGACATAATTACAGTGCATCTGGAAGCTACCTCTCATCTGCACAGAACAGTTCAGTGGATAAAGGAGAGCGGTAAGAAGGCTGGAGTATCAATCAATCCCGCCACCCCGGTGTGGAGCCTTGAAAGCATTCTTTCAGAGGTCGATCTTGTCCTTGTAATGTCGGTCAACCCGGGGTTTGGCGGGCAGAGCTTTATTCCACAGAGTCTTGACAAGATAAGGATGCTGAAGAGGATTATCCGGGAGAGGGGGCTTGATATCCTTATTGAGGTTGATGGGGGTGTCAAGATAGATAACGCACGAGAGATTGCTGATGCAGGTGCAGATATACTGGTTATGGGGTCGGCTTTCTTTAACTCAGTGGATTATTCTGAAGTTGTCAGGAGATTCAGGGTGGAGAATGGGGCCTGA
- the pgsA gene encoding CDP-diacylglycerol--glycerol-3-phosphate 3-phosphatidyltransferase, which translates to MGPDIAVSDSGEMTLKHFNIPNSLTTLRIILVPVFVSALVYKKYDYALYVFIVAAVTDFFDGLIARARNQQTALGKFLDPVADKFLLVTSFVLFAVYGLVPKWLTITVISRDIIIVTGWLILYLTSHRTRVEPSLLGKLANASQLILLVYILLRVNLDRDVLPAPEPLIIVTAVLTVLSGVHYIYRGLA; encoded by the coding sequence ATGGGGCCTGATATTGCCGTTTCAGACTCCGGGGAGATGACATTGAAGCATTTCAATATACCTAACTCACTGACCACCCTCAGAATTATCCTTGTACCCGTCTTTGTGAGTGCTTTAGTCTACAAAAAATATGACTATGCCCTCTATGTATTTATTGTTGCAGCAGTTACGGATTTCTTTGATGGACTGATTGCAAGGGCGAGAAACCAACAGACTGCACTTGGTAAATTCCTTGACCCTGTGGCCGATAAATTTCTTCTTGTCACCTCCTTTGTCCTCTTTGCCGTATATGGTCTGGTGCCGAAATGGCTGACAATAACAGTTATCAGCAGGGATATTATCATAGTGACAGGGTGGTTGATACTGTATTTGACTTCTCACAGGACGAGAGTCGAGCCGAGTCTTCTTGGAAAGCTTGCAAATGCCTCCCAGCTTATTTTACTCGTTTATATCCTCCTTCGTGTAAATCTTGACAGGGATGTATTGCCCGCACCGGAACCATTGATTATTGTGACAGCTGTTTTAACGGTTCTCTCAGGGGTACATTATATCTACAGGGGGCTTGCCTGA
- a CDS encoding DUF512 domain-containing protein, with protein MSGGVSGNIVGTARPDSPAERAGIRPGDMLLTVNKKRIHDSIDLVFYTDSLDLNISVKRKDRIIRTTVIRDEGEDLGIELRPFRVKTCRNRCIFCFVSQLPKGLRRSLYIKDEDFRMSFLYGSYITLSSITPAEKKRIIEQRLSPLYISVHSTDREIRNTLLGNNNAADIMKELKWLAKNRIRIHVQVVLCPGYNDGDKLVSTINDLHKFYPYVSSIAVVPVGLTRHRKSPLKPVGKDEALETVSIISDFQKRFMKKHGDALVYGSDELYIRAEKKFPSLKYYGEFPQIENGVGMVPLFLHKAARIKSLKRPSGQRFLTVTGTSFYPFLSRFVERLKNQVCIDVIPVENRFFGETVTVAGLLTGRDIIQSVADLSSDHDVLLLPDVIFRDGQDILLDDITVEELERILRIKVKVIDPTPRGLINALEE; from the coding sequence ATGTCAGGAGGTGTAAGCGGAAATATAGTTGGAACTGCAAGGCCTGACAGTCCTGCTGAAAGAGCCGGTATCAGGCCTGGTGATATGTTGCTGACCGTTAACAAAAAAAGAATACACGACTCAATTGATCTTGTTTTTTATACTGATAGCCTGGATTTGAATATCTCGGTAAAGAGAAAGGACAGGATTATACGGACCACGGTAATCAGAGATGAAGGAGAGGATCTCGGGATAGAGCTTCGTCCGTTCCGCGTAAAGACTTGCAGGAACCGGTGCATTTTCTGCTTTGTAAGTCAGTTGCCAAAGGGGTTGAGGCGTAGCCTTTACATCAAGGACGAGGATTTCAGGATGTCCTTTCTCTACGGCAGCTACATTACCCTTTCCAGCATAACCCCTGCAGAGAAGAAGAGGATTATTGAACAGAGGTTGAGCCCCCTTTACATCTCGGTCCATTCTACAGACAGGGAGATAAGAAACACCCTTCTTGGTAACAATAATGCTGCGGATATAATGAAGGAATTGAAGTGGCTCGCAAAGAACAGAATACGTATTCATGTGCAGGTTGTCCTCTGCCCGGGATACAATGATGGGGATAAACTCGTTAGCACCATAAATGACCTGCATAAATTCTATCCATATGTCTCATCTATTGCAGTTGTGCCTGTTGGTCTGACGAGGCACAGGAAGTCCCCGCTGAAGCCGGTGGGGAAAGACGAAGCCCTTGAAACCGTTTCTATAATATCGGATTTTCAGAAGAGGTTTATGAAAAAGCACGGGGATGCCCTGGTATATGGCTCTGATGAGCTTTATATCCGGGCGGAAAAGAAGTTTCCTTCCCTTAAGTATTATGGTGAATTTCCACAGATTGAAAACGGTGTTGGCATGGTTCCACTTTTTCTCCATAAGGCTGCAAGGATAAAATCCCTCAAAAGGCCCTCCGGACAGAGATTTCTGACCGTAACCGGCACATCCTTTTATCCATTTCTCAGCAGGTTTGTTGAGCGTCTGAAGAACCAGGTCTGTATTGATGTTATCCCTGTAGAGAACAGGTTTTTTGGTGAAACGGTGACAGTAGCAGGACTGCTTACAGGAAGGGATATCATACAGAGCGTTGCTGATTTGTCCTCTGACCATGATGTGCTGCTTCTCCCTGACGTTATATTCAGGGACGGTCAGGATATCCTTCTCGATGACATAACAGTGGAAGAGCTGGAGCGTATACTGAGGATCAAGGTGAAGGTGATTGATCCTACACCCCGGGGATTAATAAACGCACTGGAGGAATAA
- a CDS encoding shikimate dehydrogenase — MSINARTKITGLIGYPVEHSLSPDMHNAAFEHLGLNYCYIAMPVKPGGLPDAVKGIRALNFHGSNVTVPYKQDVIPLLDEIDDEAGFIGAVNTIRNDTGLLKGFNTDGRGFMESLKEAGVDPFGKDIFIIGAGGAARAIGYYLAQRALRLYIFDVDSAKSLPLVRDLKKLNREVFAVEDRDSIRSSDIVINATPLGLKKDDPLPLQMDLLRREQVVCDLIYWDTPLIRGAGEKGCKTVNGLGMLLWQGVLAFQIWTGIIPPVDLMREVLVRGMEGRE; from the coding sequence ATGTCTATAAATGCCAGAACAAAAATAACAGGTCTTATCGGTTATCCTGTAGAGCATAGCCTGTCGCCTGACATGCACAATGCTGCCTTTGAACACCTTGGTCTGAATTACTGCTATATTGCCATGCCTGTTAAACCGGGAGGACTTCCGGATGCCGTTAAGGGCATAAGGGCGCTGAACTTCCATGGCAGCAATGTTACCGTGCCGTATAAACAGGATGTAATTCCGCTTCTGGATGAGATTGATGATGAGGCAGGGTTTATTGGTGCTGTAAATACCATAAGGAATGACACTGGTCTGTTGAAGGGATTTAATACAGACGGCAGGGGGTTTATGGAGTCATTAAAAGAGGCAGGGGTTGACCCGTTTGGAAAGGATATATTCATCATAGGTGCCGGAGGGGCGGCAAGGGCTATAGGTTATTACCTTGCTCAGAGGGCATTGAGACTCTATATCTTTGATGTTGATTCCGCTAAGAGCCTGCCGCTTGTGAGAGATCTTAAGAAGCTGAACAGAGAGGTTTTTGCAGTGGAGGACAGGGATAGTATACGTTCATCTGATATAGTTATTAATGCAACCCCCCTTGGTCTGAAAAAGGATGACCCGCTTCCGCTGCAGATGGACCTCCTCCGGAGAGAACAGGTTGTTTGTGACCTTATTTACTGGGATACCCCGCTCATAAGGGGTGCAGGAGAGAAGGGGTGCAAGACTGTTAACGGCCTTGGAATGTTGCTCTGGCAGGGGGTGTTAGCTTTTCAGATATGGACAGGTATTATCCCTCCGGTTGACTTGATGCGAGAGGTTTTAGTCAGGGGAATGGAAGGCCGGGAATAA
- a CDS encoding DUF2155 domain-containing protein: protein MKIRIIAIAAGIGLLLSFGACKKKEEPVQQAQAPAHETMMPKGESMMPKGETRIVVPDSVKGKWEAVKIEILDKTSNKKEVVTIKLGSEYTIPNSNIKIKIGDFLPDFRMDGLSITSASDELKNPAVHITVYEGDKEIFKSWLYSNFPTIHPFQHEKYSLTLIEAIPAKK from the coding sequence ATGAAAATCAGGATAATCGCTATAGCTGCAGGAATCGGATTACTGTTATCTTTTGGGGCATGTAAAAAGAAAGAAGAGCCTGTACAACAGGCTCAGGCACCAGCTCATGAAACAATGATGCCTAAAGGGGAATCAATGATGCCCAAGGGGGAGACCAGGATTGTTGTCCCGGATTCTGTCAAGGGCAAATGGGAGGCCGTTAAAATAGAGATACTTGATAAGACTTCAAACAAAAAGGAAGTGGTCACTATAAAGCTTGGCTCTGAGTACACAATCCCAAACTCGAATATAAAGATCAAGATTGGAGATTTTCTGCCCGATTTCAGAATGGATGGACTGAGCATAACATCGGCTTCGGACGAACTCAAAAATCCGGCAGTCCATATTACAGTTTATGAGGGAGACAAGGAGATATTTAAAAGCTGGCTCTACTCAAACTTCCCTACAATTCATCCTTTTCAGCACGAAAAGTACAGCCTGACCCTTATTGAAGCAATACCCGCAAAAAAATAA